One stretch of Niallia sp. XMNu-256 DNA includes these proteins:
- a CDS encoding AarF/UbiB family protein, which yields MKYFSLYRIFTIVWMAVRIFIEIISFRKKHRRNWTDQTDKRWEALLRRQAKRYKEKALYLEGVLIKLGQYLSTRKDIMPDAYLEELTDLLDQVPAVSWERAKVVLEEEWGEPYTAVLKDISKDPIASASIGEVYKGILHNGQLVAVKIQRPKIGKIIYSDFRAVRIVLWMLKRFTKLENSMDLSLFYREFVRTIGDELNFELELQNGLYFKKKYEDFPGIEIPDYYSEYSTKRVLVMDWMEGSRLTDINFLAKHRLDRYKIANVLLEAFLGQLLQEGKFHADPHPGNIMVKADGTIVLIDFGMVGEIKKKDAMHIRDIVIGIMIKDYDRVVHALEGMKFLLPHADKDEIARIIKMLVDTYSDNGIKAGDTRVVEEIMTDIEKLVNEQPIQLPSEYAFLGRAISTFIGNLYTLDPKMDLLAMCSPIIKKWLKENMGSAKDTVLNFAKSTLKPLVSLPNQLQQILDEPKKYREWQKSSQLLRMKHEMVVSRKRDAFLLVLLSLILTYVSYFLNQTYLLYGSIGVFVISYLYYLRMLLRHRKLVKHGFKS from the coding sequence ATGAAGTATTTCTCCCTCTATCGGATTTTTACTATTGTATGGATGGCCGTTAGAATTTTTATAGAGATCATTTCGTTTCGGAAAAAACATCGTCGCAATTGGACCGATCAAACGGATAAGCGATGGGAAGCTCTGCTAAGGAGACAGGCAAAGAGATATAAGGAGAAGGCTCTTTACTTAGAAGGTGTATTAATAAAGCTCGGTCAATACTTAAGTACACGTAAAGATATCATGCCTGATGCCTATTTAGAAGAACTTACGGACTTACTTGACCAAGTTCCAGCCGTTTCCTGGGAGAGGGCTAAAGTGGTATTGGAAGAGGAATGGGGAGAGCCTTATACAGCAGTATTAAAGGATATTAGTAAAGATCCTATTGCCTCAGCTTCAATTGGTGAAGTTTATAAAGGGATATTACATAATGGACAATTAGTGGCGGTAAAAATCCAGCGGCCTAAGATTGGAAAAATTATTTATAGTGATTTTAGAGCGGTACGTATTGTTTTATGGATGCTAAAACGTTTTACTAAATTGGAAAACTCAATGGATCTTTCTCTGTTTTATCGTGAATTTGTTCGTACAATCGGGGATGAACTTAACTTCGAACTCGAGTTACAAAACGGACTTTATTTTAAAAAGAAGTATGAAGACTTCCCAGGTATTGAGATACCAGACTATTACTCCGAGTATTCTACAAAAAGGGTACTTGTTATGGATTGGATGGAAGGAAGCCGGCTTACAGATATCAATTTTTTAGCAAAACATCGCTTAGATCGGTATAAAATAGCCAATGTTTTATTGGAGGCTTTCTTAGGACAACTTCTTCAAGAAGGGAAATTCCATGCGGATCCACATCCAGGTAATATTATGGTCAAGGCGGATGGAACGATCGTGCTGATTGATTTCGGAATGGTTGGAGAGATTAAAAAGAAAGATGCGATGCATATTCGTGATATTGTCATTGGAATTATGATCAAAGATTATGATCGAGTCGTGCATGCGTTGGAAGGGATGAAATTTCTACTCCCTCACGCAGATAAAGACGAAATTGCTAGAATCATTAAGATGTTAGTAGATACATATAGTGACAATGGAATAAAAGCAGGGGATACAAGAGTTGTCGAAGAGATCATGACCGATATTGAGAAACTCGTAAATGAACAACCCATTCAACTTCCAAGTGAATATGCATTTTTAGGACGAGCGATTTCTACCTTCATTGGAAATTTATACACATTAGATCCTAAAATGGACCTATTGGCTATGTGTAGCCCGATTATTAAGAAATGGCTAAAGGAAAATATGGGAAGTGCAAAGGATACCGTCTTAAACTTTGCTAAGTCTACTCTTAAACCGCTAGTATCTTTACCTAATCAATTGCAACAAATTTTGGACGAACCAAAGAAATATCGAGAATGGCAAAAGAGTAGTCAATTACTCCGTATGAAACATGAAATGGTGGTCTCTAGAAAAAGAGATGCCTTTCTATTAGTTTTATTAAGTCTCATTCTTACCTATGTAAGTTACTTTTTAAATCAAACTTACCTTTTATATGGAAGTATTGGAGTATTTGTGATTAGTTACCTTTATTATTTAAGAATGCTTTTACGGCATCGTAAATTAGTCAAACATGGATTTAAATCATAA
- the qoxA gene encoding cytochrome aa3 quinol oxidase subunit II, producing the protein MKLKAAFLMVLFTIATILSGCEPLLVLDPKGPQAERQAHDIMISIGVMSFIVISVFIALIIILFKYRASKQSPDYEPPEIEGHPWLEAILFGIPIVIVAYLSVVTVQSNYIVEATPKGYEDQEPLVIYASSSDWKWHFSYPEEDIETVNYLYIPTDRPLEFKLYSYGPITSFWIPQLGGQKYAMADMLTTLHLAADSPGEMVGRNANFSGKGFAENTFNVTAMTQTEFDEWVEEVHDRAEPLTEEKFEELLEPGHLGQLTFTGTHLEFSPPPAPHSMHNDSEEMDEENMTEGHNNH; encoded by the coding sequence ATGAAGTTAAAAGCGGCTTTCCTCATGGTGTTATTCACGATAGCCACTATACTTTCAGGTTGTGAACCGTTATTAGTACTAGATCCTAAAGGTCCACAGGCTGAGAGGCAAGCTCACGACATTATGATTTCAATTGGAGTTATGTCGTTTATTGTCATTTCTGTATTTATTGCTCTAATCATTATCTTATTTAAGTATCGTGCTTCAAAACAAAGCCCGGATTACGAACCACCTGAAATTGAGGGACATCCTTGGCTTGAGGCTATTTTATTTGGTATTCCAATTGTAATCGTAGCTTATTTATCTGTCGTAACTGTACAAAGTAACTACATCGTTGAGGCAACACCTAAAGGATATGAAGATCAAGAACCATTAGTTATTTATGCATCTTCTTCTGACTGGAAATGGCATTTTAGTTATCCTGAAGAGGATATTGAAACAGTAAACTATCTATATATTCCTACAGACCGTCCACTTGAGTTTAAATTATATTCATATGGACCAATCACAAGCTTCTGGATCCCACAATTAGGTGGACAAAAATATGCGATGGCAGACATGTTAACAACACTTCATTTGGCAGCTGATTCTCCGGGTGAAATGGTGGGCCGAAATGCGAACTTTAGTGGTAAAGGATTTGCTGAAAATACATTTAATGTCACTGCTATGACTCAAACTGAATTTGATGAATGGGTTGAGGAAGTGCACGATAGAGCGGAACCTTTAACAGAAGAAAAATTCGAGGAATTATTAGAGCCTGGACATCTTGGACAACTGACCTTTACAGGCACGCACTTAGAGTTTTCACCACCGCCAGCTCCTCATAGCATGCACAATGATTCTGAGGAAATGGATGAGGAGAATATGACTGAGGGTCATAATAATCATTAA
- the qoxB gene encoding cytochrome aa3 quinol oxidase subunit I yields the protein MEFFERFAVPHPSPAIYASMVAIALTMIAIFAGLTYFKKWGYLWREWLTTVDHKRIGIMYILSAILMLFRGGVDAVMLRAQLSAPEAKLLDAQHYNEIFTTHGVVMIIFMAMPFIMGFMNYLIPLQIGARDVAFPRMNAISFWLFFFGAMLFNISFVVGGSPDAGWTSYFPLAGNDFSTSVGTNYYMLSIQIAGLGTLLTGINMITTIVKMRAPGMTLMRMPMFTWTTFITNLIIVTVFPIFAIALGMGTMDRLFGTNFFTSTNGGMDMLWANLFWIWGHPEVYILILPAFGLYSEIVQTFSGRNLYGYKSMVGSVVIISVLSLLVWAHHFYTMGQGALANSFFSITTMMIAVPTGVKIFNWLLTMWKGKIRLAVPMLYTVGFIPLFTIGGVTGVMLAMSAADYQYHNTMFLVAHFHNTIIPGVVFAMLAGLTYYWPKMFGFMLNERIGKWTFWSLAIGFCLSFFPMYITGLDGQARRMYTYSEATGFGPLNMLSFVGAGIMAIGFVLLVYNVYYSIRYSPRNVGADPWDARTLEWATHTPVPVYNFAIEPQVASRQPLWDEKKKGHELFPGEYKEIHMPNRSGAPFIFGAIFFVWGFSFVFAIWPLVIISTIAFFTVMAIRSFEKDDGHHITVEEIEETETKLRGAN from the coding sequence ATGGAGTTCTTTGAACGATTTGCCGTACCACATCCAAGTCCTGCGATTTATGCTTCAATGGTTGCCATTGCCTTAACAATGATTGCGATTTTTGCAGGGTTAACCTATTTTAAAAAATGGGGTTACTTATGGCGTGAGTGGTTGACAACGGTTGACCATAAACGTATCGGTATTATGTATATACTTTCCGCCATATTAATGTTATTCCGTGGTGGAGTTGATGCGGTTATGTTGCGTGCACAGCTTTCAGCACCGGAAGCTAAATTACTAGATGCACAGCACTATAATGAGATTTTTACTACACACGGGGTTGTCATGATTATATTCATGGCTATGCCATTCATTATGGGTTTTATGAACTATTTGATTCCCCTACAAATCGGAGCGCGTGACGTTGCGTTTCCACGAATGAATGCTATTAGTTTCTGGTTATTCTTCTTTGGTGCAATGTTATTTAATATTTCGTTCGTTGTCGGTGGTTCACCAGACGCTGGTTGGACATCATACTTCCCACTAGCAGGAAATGATTTTAGTACATCTGTTGGGACGAACTATTATATGTTGTCAATTCAGATTGCAGGTCTTGGTACATTATTGACAGGTATTAATATGATCACCACGATTGTTAAAATGAGAGCACCTGGTATGACATTGATGAGAATGCCAATGTTTACTTGGACAACATTCATTACAAATCTAATCATTGTGACAGTTTTCCCGATCTTTGCTATTGCATTAGGAATGGGAACAATGGACCGTTTATTTGGAACAAACTTCTTTACATCAACAAATGGCGGTATGGACATGCTTTGGGCCAACCTATTCTGGATTTGGGGACACCCTGAAGTATATATCTTAATCCTACCCGCTTTTGGATTATACAGTGAGATTGTTCAAACATTCTCAGGACGTAACCTATATGGTTATAAATCAATGGTTGGTTCGGTTGTAATTATCTCAGTTTTATCCCTACTTGTTTGGGCGCATCACTTCTATACAATGGGTCAAGGAGCACTTGCAAACAGCTTCTTCTCAATTACAACAATGATGATTGCTGTACCAACAGGGGTCAAGATCTTTAACTGGCTACTGACGATGTGGAAAGGAAAAATCCGCTTGGCAGTACCAATGCTTTACACTGTAGGATTTATTCCGTTATTTACAATTGGTGGGGTAACAGGGGTTATGCTAGCGATGTCAGCTGCTGACTATCAATACCATAATACAATGTTCTTAGTTGCTCACTTCCATAATACAATTATTCCTGGTGTTGTTTTCGCAATGCTTGCTGGACTAACGTATTACTGGCCAAAAATGTTTGGATTTATGCTAAATGAAAGAATTGGAAAGTGGACGTTCTGGTCCTTAGCAATTGGATTCTGTCTATCTTTCTTCCCAATGTACATTACTGGTTTAGACGGGCAAGCTCGTCGTATGTACACATATTCTGAAGCAACTGGCTTTGGACCATTAAATATGCTTTCGTTTGTTGGAGCAGGAATTATGGCTATTGGATTCGTGTTGCTTGTATACAATGTATATTACAGTATTCGTTACTCACCAAGAAATGTTGGAGCCGATCCATGGGATGCTCGAACACTTGAATGGGCGACACATACGCCAGTTCCAGTTTACAACTTTGCGATTGAACCACAAGTTGCTTCAAGACAGCCATTATGGGATGAAAAGAAAAAGGGACACGAACTATTCCCAGGAGAGTATAAAGAGATCCATATGCCAAATAGAAGTGGCGCACCATTTATATTTGGAGCAATCTTCTTTGTATGGGGCTTCTCGTTCGTATTTGCGATCTGGCCGCTAGTTATAATCAGTACAATTGCCTTCTTTACAGTTATGGCTATCCGTTCATTTGAAAAAGACGATGGACATCACATTACTGTGGAAGAAATTGAAGAAACTGAAACGAAATTGCGAGGTGCTAACTAA
- a CDS encoding cytochrome c oxidase subunit 3 gives MKMDHSLPLEYSTHENDLKIFGFWVFLAAEIMLFATLFTVYFTLEHRTGSGPSGAEIFEITPILIETFLLLTSSFTIGLAVHAMRLGRKKAMMTFFGVTLLLGLTFLGVEIYEFVHYVNVGAGLQTSAFTAILLSTLATHGAHVTFGLFWGVMIMIQVRKYGLTARTTNKSFIFSLYWHFLDVVWIFIFSFIYLKGLM, from the coding sequence ATGAAAATGGATCACTCGCTCCCACTTGAATATAGTACACATGAAAACGATCTGAAAATTTTCGGGTTCTGGGTATTCCTTGCAGCTGAAATTATGCTGTTTGCAACATTATTTACCGTTTATTTTACGTTAGAACATCGAACAGGATCTGGACCGTCAGGAGCGGAGATTTTTGAAATTACTCCAATACTAATTGAAACGTTTCTTCTTTTAACTAGTAGTTTTACGATTGGTCTTGCTGTTCATGCAATGCGCCTAGGAAGAAAAAAGGCAATGATGACATTCTTTGGAGTTACACTTCTATTAGGCTTAACTTTCTTAGGTGTTGAGATTTATGAATTTGTTCATTATGTAAATGTAGGTGCAGGACTTCAAACGAGTGCCTTTACAGCAATTTTGCTGTCAACGTTAGCAACACACGGCGCCCACGTTACATTTGGTTTGTTCTGGGGTGTTATGATCATGATTCAAGTGAGAAAGTACGGTTTGACTGCTAGAACGACGAATAAATCATTCATTTTCTCACTATATTGGCACTTCCTTGATGTTGTCTGGATCTTTATCTTCAGTTTCATCTACTTGAAAGGACTGATGTAG
- the qoxD gene encoding cytochrome aa3 quinol oxidase subunit IV has protein sequence MKELFPVKQINGFVASILLTVIALSVIYFDLSFNTAMAILLITAFTQAFLQFVVFMHAGETDDKGFIFGKVAFMMFASIVTILGTLLLFLWDM, from the coding sequence ATGAAAGAGTTATTTCCGGTTAAACAGATAAATGGCTTTGTTGCATCGATCCTTTTGACAGTAATTGCACTATCCGTGATTTACTTTGATCTATCATTTAATACGGCTATGGCAATATTACTTATTACTGCTTTTACTCAGGCTTTCCTTCAATTTGTTGTGTTCATGCATGCTGGGGAAACGGATGACAAAGGATTTATTTTTGGTAAAGTTGCCTTCATGATGTTTGCTTCCATTGTTACAATTTTAGGTACTTTACTTCTCTTCCTTTGGGACATGTAA